Proteins from one Enoplosus armatus isolate fEnoArm2 chromosome 4, fEnoArm2.hap1, whole genome shotgun sequence genomic window:
- the tctn2 gene encoding tectonic-2 yields MANVADISFPPSISRQVTYVLLFISLAHTQNIVVFQPSYLTAIGPTVTALVLGNTSDISLNLRTVSPSNTTGSIGSPSCVAEVTQWVLTREQVAKTAVRVQLRLDRSLRLCGENETDTDCCPKPLCVLETLQVSACVGGTPQASLLIQVKIHALLVPAGAGSDNNTVIPNQVYQPLGSCPCDLIFRACDVRCCCDKDCSTEDLRLFVSHCLPGPFGGQVSPAPDYQCSVQSSENSPDWFPFLCVNSPPENNPYLGLFYKGDTITSKPGLSFQKPVLSAPVPVNVYIQGSPIFTLNDQYFTIPQKVLGRCVNNAPVAFLKNFKVKCVTLLRSCPTGSPLQTLPTDLSIKVKSGQGGEVIVDVIDEVAFDLSHFISSSDAAPSDERLVCENVTLALDYKFYWKGNGITSITLTHTVGTIVLNSSVALITRYSAVFLNGEFMGEPNSGNPGYQVGRPVIAGNVDTLDNNTGSIQRTSINLWKPESDGLCSTAEKNPVLFGENSTSGCLLPVSRQSLTQCNLLRETVYSLQAALITAPYVAKSGNPDPLTMSDWVNISFVTLNSSTTVEDTTSSCYGIPSQQHIHVWSLITGMVDGIPQRDIRALQVSYSPSTWALDCGGGDVSPCVDPMESQLFPITSSVTFTDTPINTGPPKTRFQINFTEYDCNRNDVCWPELAFPITKYYTGEPYSQSLAKGLILVFFFITASILGTPWRQIRQAWN; encoded by the exons ATGGCTAACGTTGCTGATATAAGCTTTCCTCCGTCCATTTCACGCCAGGTCACATATGTTTTACTGTTCATTTCCTTGGCTCACACTCAAAACATTGTCG TTTTCCAGCCGTCATATCTCACTGCAATTGGACCAACGGTCACCGCACTTGTACTCGGAAACACCTCGGACATCTCTCTGAATCTGAGAACAGTATCTCCATCCAATACAACAG GAAGCATTGGTTCTCCATCATGTGTAGCTGAGGTAACACAGTGGGTGCTCACAAGGGAGCAGGTTGCAAAG ACTGCAGTTCGAGTTCAGCTGAGACTGGATAGAAGTCTGCGTCTGTGTGGTGAGAATGAGACAGATACAGATTGTTGTCCAAAGCCACTGTGTGTCCTGGAGACCCTTCAGGTGTCTGCCTGTGTGGGTGGCACACCTCAGGCATCACTGCTGATCCAGGTCAAGATACATGCCCTGTTGGTTCCTGCCGGTGCTGGATCTG ATAATAACACAGTCATTCCAAACCAAGTGTACCAACCACTGGGATCTTGTCCCTGTGACCTCATATTCAGAGCATGTGATGTACGCTGCTGCTGTGACAAG GACTGTTCCACTGAAGATTTGAGGCTGTTTGTGTCCCACTGTCTCCCAGGGCCCTTTGGTGGACAGGTCTCTCCTGCTCCAGATTACCAATGCTCTGTGCAGTCCTCTGAAAACTCCCCAGATTGGTTTCCATTTTTATGTGTCAATTCTCCACCTGAAAACAACCCTTACCTTGGGCTCTTTTACAAGGGAGACACAAT TACATCAAAGCCGGGGCTGTCCTTCCAAAAGCCTGTTTTGTCAGCTCCAGTGCCAGTTAATGTTTATATTCAAGGAAGTcccattttcacattaaatgacCAGTACTTCACTATTCCCCAg AAGGTGCTTGGGCGGTGTGTAAACAATGCTCCTGTAGCATTTTTGAAAAATTTCAAAGTCAAGTGTGTAACTCTGCTGCGCTCCTGTCCAACTGGATCTCCCTTACAGACACTACCAACAGATTTAAGCATTAAAGTGAAGAGTGGGCAAGGGG GTGAAGTTATAGTGGATGTAATTGATGAAGTGGCCTTTGACttgagtcatttcatttcaagctCAGATGCTGCCCCTTCAG ATGAGAGGCTGGTATGTGAGAATGTGACCTTAGCGCTGGATTACAAATTCTACTGGAAAGGAAATGGCATCACAAgtatcacactgacacacacagttgggACCATCGTGTTAAATAGTAGTG TGGCGTTAATTACAAGGTATTCTGCCGTGTTTCTAAATGGAGAATTCATGGGTGAGCCCAACTCAGGGAACCCAG GTTATCAGGTGGGAAGGCCTGTTATTGCTGGAAATGTGGACACTTTGGACAATAACACAGGCTCAATACAGAGGACGTCAATCAATCTTTGGAAACCAG AGAGTGATGGACTCTGCTCCACTGCTGAGAAGAATCCGGTTCTGTTTGGGGAGAATTCAACATCAGGATGTCTGCTACCTGTCAGTCGACAGAGTCTGACTCAGTGTAATCTCCTGAG aGAGACTGTTTATTCTCTCCAGGCAGCTTTGATTACAGCCCCATATGTAGCAAAGAGTGGAAATCCAGATCCTCTAACTATGTCAGACTGGGTGAACATCAGCT TTGTGACACTGAACTCAAGCACAACTGTGGAAGACACCACAAGTTCATGCTATGGGATTCCATCCCAGCAGCATATCCATGTTTGGAGTCTTATCACTGGCATGGTAGATGGCATACCTCAAAGGGATATCCGTGCTTTGCAAGTCAG cTACAGCCCGTCCACCTGGGCTCTGGATTGTGGAGGAGGTGACGTCTCTCCATGTGTGGACCCAATGGAGTCTCAGTTGTTCCCCATCACCTCCTCAGTCACCTTCACTGACACTCCTATCAACACAGGACCACCAAAGACCAG GTTTCAGATCAACTTCACAGAGTATGACTGTAACAGGAATGATGTGTGTTGGCCTGAGCTTGCCTTCCCCATCACCAAGTATTACACAG GTGAGCCATATTCTCAGTCACTGGCTAAGGGCCTTATCTTGGTTTTCTTCTTTATCACCGCCTCGATTCTTGGGACTCCATGGAGACAAATCCGACAGGCGTGGAActga
- the LOC139283786 gene encoding tRNA (32-2'-O)-methyltransferase regulator THADA: MTSLQECVVTEDRAPEHVSQTLRLFVDKLSESSRSSVKRCKERCLEEAVQLLRHVSETQLRALEESHLLLLVRLLISTQLQMVNISTACRKVDQMLQHLAKVDHPLVFRETRHCLHSIVHTDQILSFEDLQRACMFLEDSTAGREVWRESFLSLLTKVSELFPVVLQQESLRDGPLCYIAVKVCLQIFQLLSSEVAPLVWDKEHGGPTVQPILQALMDIILGQVCNRDTRLLAGTAVAMLINTASESRAGEAAAWSLLQVSRLEPWLLTVGALQIQCSPTGKDGVDRLAVSRGLLTCCRPPILLSSHVDATEMCLLLKGLFPLVYALCKEKLDCHYFSFEVLTLWLKKVKECLADIWKMTGVRLLPDGGSLQQELIHIIWTNAESPVEGVSDFVRSAFSLLLDIYEMDCEQFCDTEKTLYFTLLQRIIKLPWEAKAKYHRLCALLPYLGTDMVLEQYAEIPSHLLKCLATNHLSPCGSELYKCLVQQQRRELCEGSQKSASHTELDLANQWARRWRPVLHEALTSDVTLLQNNSSTHLLPCTFQVFPSAVDPLLASLDPFAPGHLHAWACIMSSYRATTGVSPWALQGSSTLKTLQLALGSADDKVRLAALNLLCCSPKTKDTPTTEEMSIMRMFIPQNLNCESSPFRQHFQAAVKKFLVRIRDGCLAHVRGQKGKKKGDASQSEPAQDILEQGIGFVEWLGQLPYSYLAPGHSYQRKKTALLLLSAVLETCTDTWSPDKKKGQPPANMGSLINRARQRGQWDFICRTKQLVLISCLEDSTNEIRELSAGLLLRFFPPSFPGDIAAVLLTRTKELLCSPRVQEAQMGALMMKVLLQKSQDRPEDPEASCMVKFLVKELEEHYLTAQADMMLAARTKPVHGVLTALQRCLLETPSSVYDTLDHSLTTEVLGLLENISLLLLGVLYGDQESCATEKDAPPSFCDMGNAITSLIAQESGGGQGDGEECVLLSEEHSLVLTCCWVSLKEIGIFLGSLVETILTESKLSKCLLTKEDLMRASKVFKNILLKCRHWGAVEGCCVGFTKFCASLLSSNDPELRDIPAHMLKQGLQVVQSPRSTSVTRRAAGLPMLILCVVSAEEASKARPLLAHSMQILLETAKTPLPENWDQTLDLPQVCAVHTLQALVRGSGLGVAVLQFAPAVAILSLTLLSSPCWAMRNAALQLYSSLCSRMLGQRPSSEEGGMSPLSFFFHYPALQPFLLGELRGAAQDLQGPPNEAKLHLQPSLYPVLTLLAQLQPGVQDSTETLSDFLPPLLQLSASPIYSVRVMASKALVAMTPPSEYTDILIKLSAQLPSPQERCCHNRLHGQLLQIKAILERALCTDSAPSADLCEVLSRVEASLWLVTEAQRCPLVRAAYLGVADSLRRFCCETYLSKLSDALMHDLRTPQRELQVGLPSFHQQAIHFLCANLNWARQIWDIFSAVSPDLRLSLVTWVVDGRGSQQTSFKEVIQRVLQSNLREVLLSHRVEYRRTYLAALVAVMGGGDSTLPQHLPQSAPLEEPVLPECLDLLLRDLEDQQGGPEFLSQALYAASLLLPHSLKISMFQRWCRVLECHRSPDAPEVLRMACAEALCVAAVPLMSPRGRSTLPAIMIRMKNVESFWFRLISTGLYLLQDQSQQVRMKTACFTSVLHHARRGGSQKSVYLMQVNQALLLLLDLLLEECWDTPGTLEVLLCNLPQSDLRSVLREASETGCSSLYEQDEANVFAEPSVMSAHVLPHLLQMAGKYSESSALAQSLSAWAEESAAQVLDSLAVCKELKPAETLTPAWLALLMDPRLHSTLCGLLTRAAFLLRLLKTSDDVRHLCDPSSLHMSLQEVCSLLSQNGIHFPPTVTAAVAGELPL; the protein is encoded by the exons ATGACAAGTCTGCAAGAGTGTGTGGTCACCGAGGATCGAGCACCTGAACATGTCAGCCAAACTCTCAGGCTCTTTGTTGATAAACTGTCTGAATCGTCCAG GAGTAGTGTGAAAAGATGTAAGGAGCGCTGTCTAGAGGAGGCTGTCCAGCTGCTGAGACACGTTTCAGAGACACAGCTTCGTGCTTTAGAGGAGAGCCACCTCCTGCTTCTCGTCAGACTCCTCATCTCCACGCAGCTGCAGATGGTCAACATCTCCACAGCCTGTCGTAAAGTGGACCAG ATGTTGCAACATTTGGCAAAGGTGGACCACCCATTGGTCTTTAGAGAAACCCGTCACTGTTTGCACTCCATCGTCCATACTGACCAG ATACTGTCTTTTGAGGACCTGCAGAGAG cCTGTATGTTCCTGGAGGACAGCACTGCTGGTCGTGAGGTGTGGCGAGAATCATTCCTGTCCTTGCTGACTAAAGTATCCGAGTTATTCCCTGTTGTATTGCAACAGGAATCCCTGAGAGACGGACCGCTGTGTTACATTGCTGTCAAG gtgtgtttgcaaATATTCCAGCTGTTGTCCAGTGAAGTGGCTCCTCTAGTGTGGGACAAGGAGCACGGGGGCCCAACAGTGCAGCCGATCCTGCAGGCTCTTATGGACATAATACTTGGACAG GTCTGCAACAGGGACACTCGTCTTTTGGCAGGCACTGCTGTGGCCATGCTGATCAACACCGCatcagagagcagagctggagaagCTGCTGCCTGGAGTCTGCTACAGGTCTCCCGCTTAG AGCCCTGGCTGCTGACTGTCGGTGCTCTCCAGATACAGTGCAGCCCTACAGGGAAGGACGGAGTGGACAGGCTGGCTGTGAGCAGAGGCCTCCTGACCTGCTGTCGACCTCCCATCTTGCTCAGTTCACACGTGGACGCCACAGAG ATGTGTTTACTGCTGAAAGGTTTGTTTCCTCTGGTCTACGCTTTGTGCAAGGAGAAGCTGGATTGTCACTACTTTTCCTTTGAAG TATTAACACTATGGCTGAAGAAAGTTAAAGAATGTCTGGCTGATATCTGGAAGATGACGGGCGTTCGCCTTCTGCCTGATGGCGGCAGCCTGCAGCAAGAGCTCATTCATATTATCTGGACCAATGCAGAAAGCCCA GTGGAAGGTGTGTCAGACTTTGTGCGCAGTGccttcagtctgctgctggaCATCTATGAGATGGACTGTGAGCAGTTTTGTGACACAGAGAAGACTCTTTATTTCACTCTACTTCAGCGAATAATCAAACTTCCTTGGGAAGCCAAAGCCAAATATCATCGTCTTTGTGCCCTACTGCCGTATCTGGGTACTGACATG GTGCTGGAGCAATATGCTGAGATACCCAGTCATCTCCTGAAGTGCTTGGCGACCAATCACCTGTCACCATGTGGATCGGAGCTTTACAAGTgtctggtccagcagcagaGGCGGGAGCTGTGTGAAGGCTCACAAAAGTCTGCCTCACACACTGAGCTGGATCTGGCCAATCAGTGGGCGAGACGTTGGCGGCCCGTCCTTCATGAGGCGCTGACGTCTGATGTGACTCTTCTACAGAACAACAGCTCAACACACTTGTTACCTTGCACCTTTCAAGTCTTCCCCTCCGCCGTGGATCCTCTGCTGGCCTCTCTGGACCCATTCGCCCCGGGTCACCTCCACGCCTGGGCCTGCATCATGAGCTCCTATCGAGCCACGACTGGAGTCTCTCCTTGGGCTCTGCAGGGGAGCTCAACTCTCAAAACCCTCCAGCTGGCTCTCGGATCTGCAGATGACAAAGTCCGTCTTGCTGCTCTCaacctcctctgctgcagcccAAAGACCAAAGACACTCCGACCACGGAGGAGATGTCAATAATGAGGATGTTTATTCCTCAGAACCTGAACTGTGAGTCCTCGCCTTTTCGCCAACATTTTCAGGCCGCAGTGAAGAAGTTTCTGGTTCGTATCAGAGACGGCTGCTTGGCACATGTCAGAGGACAGAAGGGCAAAAAGAAGGGAGACGCCTCCCAATCAGAGCCGGCACAGGACATACTGGAGCAGGGAATAG GGTTTGTGGAATGGTTGGGTCAACTTCCATACAGCTATCTGGCACCAGGACACAGTTatcagaggaagaagactgcgttgttgttgctgtctgcGGTGCTGGAGACCTGCACAGACACCTGGAGCCCAGACAAAAAGAAGGGACAACCTCCAG CGAATATGGGCTCTCTTATTAACCGTGCCAGACAAAGAGGACAGTGGGATTTCATCTGCAGGACAAAACAGCTGGTCCTTATCAGCTGTTTAGAAGATTCTACAAATGAG aTTCGGGAGCTCTCAGCTGGGTTATTGTTGAGATTTTTCCCACCCAGTTTTCCAGGTGATATCGCTGCAGTGCTGCTCACGCGAACCAAAGAGCTTCTGTGCAGTCCTCGGGTTCAGGAGGCTCAGATGGGAGCACTGATGATGAAGGTCCTCCTTCAGAA ATCACAAGACCGGCCTGAGGACCCCGAGGCCTCCTGCATGGTCAAATTCCTggtgaaggagctggaggagcacTACCTGACAGCCCAGGCTGACATGATGCTTGCTGCCAGAACCAAGCCTGTACATG GTGTGCTAACTGCCCTCCAGAGGTGTTTGCTTGAGACGCCCAGCAGCGTCTATGACACACTTGACCACAGTCTGACCACTGAGGTGCTAGGCCTGCTGGAGAacatctctctgctgctgctgggggtTCTGTATGGAGACCAGGAATCTTGTGCCACTGAAAAGG ATGCACCCCCTTCTTTTTGTGATATGGGAAACGCCATCACCTCTCTGATAGCCCAAGAGTCTGGAGGAGGCCAAGGGGATGGAGAGGAGTGTGTCCTGCTATCTGAGGAGCACAGCCTCGTTCTCACCTGCTGCTGGGTCTCCCTCAAG GAAATAGGCATCTTTTTAGGTTCTCTGGTGGAGACAATTCTCACCGAATCCAAACTCAGCAAGTGCCTTCTAACAAAAGAGGATCTAATGAGAGCATCAAAAGTATTCAAGAATATTCTTCTCAAATGCCGTCACTGG GGGGCAGTAGAGGGATGCTGTGTAGGCTTCACCAAGTTCTGTGCCTCTCTACTGAGCAGCAATGATCCAGAGCTTAGGGATATCCCGGCCCACATGCTGAAACAA GGACTGCAGGTTGTGCAGTCCCCTCGCTCTACATCTGTGACCCGGCGGGCTGCAGGGTTGCCTATGCTCATCCTGTGTGTCGTGTCAGCAGAGGAGGCCAGTAAAGCAAGACCACTGTTAGCCCACAGTATGCAAATCTTACTGGAGACAGCCAAAACCCCTCTACCTGAGAACTGGGACCAAACATTGGACCTGCCACAG GTGTGTGCGGTTCACACTCTGCAGGCCCTGGTGAGGGGTTCAGGTCTGGGAGTAGCTGTCCTTCAGTTTGCTCCTGCTGTAGCCATCTTGTCACTCACTCTGCTCAGCTCTCCCTGCTGGGCCATGAGGAATGCTGCTCTGCAACTTTACA GTTCTCTGTGCTCACGAATGCTTGGCCAGAGGCCCAGCAGTGAAGAGGGTGGCATGTCCcccctttccttcttcttccactaCCCTGCGCTCCAGCCCTTCCTCCTGGGCGAGCTGAGAGGGGCAGCACAAGACCTCCAGGGTCCACCTAATGAGGCCAAGCTACACCTCCAACCCTCGCTCTACCCAGTCCTCACTCTGTTAGCCCAGCTCCAGCCTGGAGTCCAAGACTCAACAGA AACGTTGTCAGACTTCCTGCCTCCTTTACTCCAGCTGTCTGCCAGTCCTATTTACAGTGTGAGAGTGATGGCCTCTAAGGCTTTGGTTGCCATGACTCCCCCCTCAGAGTACACGGACATCCTCATCAAACTGTCTGCTCAACTGCCCAGTCCACAGGAGCGCTGCTGTCACAACCGGCTCCACggacagctgctgcagatcaAAGCTATCCTGGAGAGAGCCCTCTGCACAGACAG TGCCCCTTCGGCAGACCTGTGTGAGGTGCTGAGCAGGGTGGAGGCCTCGCTGTGGCTGGTGACTGAAGCCCAACGCTGCCCCCTAGTGAGAGCGGCCTACCTTGGAGTGGCAGACTCACTAAGAAGATTCTGCTGTGAGACCTACCTGTCAAAGCTCAGTGACGCACTCATGCATGACCTCCGAACACCTCAACGGGAGCTTCAG GTTGGGCTGCCATCCTTCCATCAACAAGCCATCCACTTTCTCTGTGCAAATCTAAATTGGGCACGTCAAATCTGGGACATCTTCTCTGCAGTGAGCCCTGATCTGAGGCTTTCATTGGTTACGTGGGTGGTGGATGGGCGGGGTTCGCAGCAGACCAGTTTCAAAGAGGTGATCCAGAGGGTGTTGCAG TCAAACCTGAGGGAGGTGTTGTTGAGCCACAGGGTGGAGTACCGCAGGACCTACCTCGCAGCCCTGGTAGCAGTGATGGGCGGAGGTGATTCTACTTTGCCCCAACATCTTCCTCAGTCAGCCCCACTAGAGGAGCCGGTTCTACCTGAGTGTCTGGATTTGTTGCTCAGGGACCTGGAGGACCAGCAAGGTGGGCCAGAGTTTCTGTCCCAGGCCCTGTATGCTGCTAGTCTGCTGCTTCCCCACTC TCTAAAGATATCCATGTTCCAGCGCTGGTGTCGCGTCTTGGAGTGCCACCGGTCTCCAGACGCCCCTGAAGTGCTCAGGATGGCGTGTGCTGAAGctctgtgtgtggctgcagttCCATTAATGAGCCCGAGAGGACGCAGCACTCTGCCTGCCATCATGATCAG aatgaaaaatgttgaatcCTTCTGGTTTAGGTTGATCAGCACAGGCCTGTACTTGCTGCAGGACCAAAGCCAGCAGGTGAGGATGAAAACGGCCTGTTTCACCTCCGTGCTGCACCATGCGAGAAGAGGGGGAAGCCAGAAGAGCGTCTACCTCATGCAGGTCAAccaggctctgctgctgctgctggacctgctgctggaggaatGCTGGGACACTCCCGGCACGTTGGAGGTGCTGCTGTGTAACCTGCCTCAGTCTGACCTCAGATCTGTGCTGAGAGAGGCCTCAGAGACAGG GTGTTCCAGTCTGTATGAGCAAGATGAGGCCAATGTGTTTGCAGAGCCCTCCGTGATGTCTGCGCATGTGCTGCCTCACCTGCTGCAGATGGCTGGTAAATACTCTGAATCTTCGGCTTTGGCACAGAGCCTGAGTGCATGGGCAGAGGAGAGTGCTGCACAGGTGCTAGACAGCCTTGCAGTCTGCAAAGAGCTCAAGCCAG CTGAGACATTGACCCCGGCCTGGCTGGCTCTCCTCATGGACCCCCGTCTCCACAGCACCCTGTGTGGCCTGCTCACCAGGGCTGCCTTTCTCCTCCGGCTGTTGAAAACATCTGATGATGTACGACACCTCTGTGATCCTTCATCCCTGCACATGAGTTTACAGGAAGTTTGTAGTCTTCTCAGTCAGAACGGTATCCACTTTCCTCCTACTGTGacagctgctgtggctggagaGCTGCCGCTTTGA
- the pik3ip1 gene encoding phosphoinositide-3-kinase-interacting protein 1, whose protein sequence is MLSVNSARQLRKMFFSLHVVFLSVAIVESSASNGNQKDCMRSSGVEYRGERQSSSSGLTCLNWTNTSRDYDVNVHPDSQTGVGDHNYCRNPDSSERPWCYIAGPDGTVQRQFCAIDTCREPGSTVPAEAESFNPSGTAPSTESFQLAKSGASQGEVAAVQPVMGISQRVRTGPKKKKDLGPLGYVLGILMMAIIIILGVGITLGYFYKRGQDLKKQHEQRVYEREMQRITLPLSAFSNPTCELVDENTIVITAEHETTPVQEGVEGGDPLMGLQAGTPGA, encoded by the exons ATGTTGTCGGTGAATTCAGCCCGTCAGCTCCGcaagatgtttttctctttgcacGTTGTTTTCCTGAGCGTGGCCATAGTGGAGAGCAGTGCTTCAAATGGAAATCAGAAAG ACTGCATGAGGTCCAGTGGTGTGGAGTACAGAGGGGAACGACAGAGCTCCTCCTCAGGTCTGACCTGTCTAAACTGGACCAACACTTCCAGAGACTATGATGTTAACGTCCATCCTGATTCACAGACAG GTGTGGGAGATCACAATTACTGCCGAAACCCAGACTCCTCTGAGAGGCCTTGGTGCTACATTGCTGGCCCAGATGGGACGGTCCAGAGACAATTCTGTGCAATTGACACATGCAGAG AACCAGGCTCAACTGTGCCAGCGGAGGCCGAATCCTTCAACCCGTCAGGAACCGCTCCCTCCACAGAGAGCTTTCAGCTGGCCAAGTCAGGAGCTTCTCAGGGGGAAGTGGCTGCTGTGCAGCCGGTGATGGGGATCAGCCAGCGAGTGCGCACGGgacccaaaaagaaaaaagacctTGGCCCGCTCG GCTACGTCCTCGGCATCCTCATGATGGCGATTATAATCATCCTCGGAGTTGGCATCACATTGGGCTACTTCTATAAGAG gGGTCAGGACTTAAAGAAGCAGCATGAGCAGCGGGTGTATGAGCGCGAGATGCAGAGGATCACCCTGCCCCTGTCAGCTTTCTCCAACCCCACCTGTGAGCTGGTAGATGAGAACACCATCGTAATCACAGCAGAGCATGAGACGACCCCCGTCCAGGAGGGCGTGGAGGGCGGGGACCCCCTCATGGGCCTGCAAGCCGGTACCCCCGGAGCCTGA